A portion of the Sphaerochaeta pleomorpha str. Grapes genome contains these proteins:
- a CDS encoding tripartite tricarboxylate transporter permease produces the protein MNSFQLLLQGFGVASQPFYILCVTIGGVLGTIVGMLPGLGPATGVAILLPLTFSMGPVAALIMMCGVYYGAMYGGSRASILINTPGDGAAIAATFDGYPMSLQGRAEAALAISAIASFIGGTISTILIAFMALPVSRFALQFGSAEYFLLYVFALSATASMSDGKKLKGFISMVIGLMVSTVGIDPQSGVNRFSFGLLELQGGIDFLIVIIAVFAFGEVLKSFKNISDGKKKMQTKFGKIWITKDDWKRSVWPILRSSPLGFFVGVLPGAGATIASLMAYSNEKRFSKHPEEFGHGAIEGVAAPESANNSASVGALIPMLALGVPGSGTTAVMMGAMLMLGLQPGPALFQQQSHIVWAIIASMFIGNIILAVINIPLAGLLVRVLAVPPRVLYPIVLGLTFVGTYAIASSTASFYMLLVFGIFGYLMAKADFPTSPFVLAVIVGTNMEQYFRRAYKIADGSFKIFVSTPICIILLVLIVGSFLLPLFQSYRKARKLKSQH, from the coding sequence ATGAATAGTTTTCAATTATTACTACAAGGCTTTGGCGTAGCCTCTCAACCGTTCTACATCCTTTGCGTAACCATAGGGGGTGTCCTTGGTACCATTGTTGGGATGCTTCCAGGCCTTGGACCTGCGACTGGGGTAGCCATACTTTTACCCCTGACTTTCTCCATGGGACCCGTGGCAGCGTTGATCATGATGTGCGGGGTCTATTACGGTGCGATGTATGGAGGGTCTAGGGCCTCTATCCTCATCAACACCCCTGGAGACGGGGCCGCCATTGCGGCAACCTTTGATGGCTATCCTATGAGTCTGCAGGGAAGAGCGGAAGCTGCTTTGGCAATCTCCGCAATTGCATCCTTCATCGGTGGTACGATTTCGACTATCCTTATAGCTTTCATGGCTCTCCCTGTCTCCCGGTTTGCCTTGCAGTTCGGGTCAGCTGAATATTTTCTTCTCTATGTATTTGCCTTGAGTGCAACTGCATCGATGTCAGACGGTAAAAAACTCAAAGGGTTTATATCCATGGTAATCGGACTGATGGTTTCAACTGTTGGGATCGACCCTCAGTCGGGAGTCAACCGATTCAGTTTTGGGCTTCTTGAGTTGCAGGGTGGTATCGATTTCCTCATTGTCATTATTGCAGTCTTTGCCTTCGGGGAGGTGCTCAAGAGTTTCAAGAATATCTCCGACGGAAAGAAAAAAATGCAGACGAAATTCGGAAAAATCTGGATTACGAAAGACGACTGGAAACGTTCCGTCTGGCCTATTCTCCGTAGTTCCCCCTTGGGATTCTTCGTCGGTGTTCTCCCTGGTGCGGGTGCTACCATCGCTTCTTTGATGGCCTATAGCAATGAAAAACGCTTTTCAAAACACCCGGAAGAATTTGGACATGGAGCTATCGAAGGGGTAGCTGCCCCTGAGTCGGCAAATAACTCGGCTTCCGTCGGCGCCTTGATCCCCATGCTTGCCCTTGGTGTACCAGGTTCTGGGACTACCGCTGTTATGATGGGTGCCATGCTTATGTTAGGGCTTCAGCCCGGCCCAGCCCTGTTCCAGCAGCAGAGCCATATCGTCTGGGCGATTATCGCCAGCATGTTCATTGGAAACATCATTCTGGCTGTAATAAACATACCCTTGGCTGGTTTGCTGGTCCGTGTCCTTGCCGTTCCCCCACGGGTTCTGTATCCGATTGTTCTTGGTTTGACCTTTGTAGGTACCTATGCGATTGCCTCGTCCACAGCAAGTTTTTATATGTTGCTTGTGTTCGGAATCTTTGGCTACTTGATGGCGAAAGCAGATTTCCCTACCAGCCCCTTTGTCCTGGCAGTAATTGTAGGGACAAATATGGAGCAGTACTTCAGACGTGCTTACAAAATTGCAGATGGAAGTTTTAAGATTTTTGTCAGCACACCTATTTGTATCATTCTTCTTGTTCTCATAGTAGGTTCCTTCCTTCTGCCTCTTTTCCAATCGTATAGGAAGGCGAGGAAGTTGAAATCCCAACACTAG
- a CDS encoding ATP-binding protein produces the protein MSLDDTIKKEARTWVPLLFVAFGIILTVFILLVSIFHQYSTIITENSKTKQMTIAKNIAEAMSGEINQTKQGLYFFVESEDLKHALHSFTEDSIKWPLDQLVLSYSVYNSQIIGNMLISNDSLENPFWSLKQKDYTFLSTVSKDDLAEIGLWLSGPDNHDCFLSITVHNEQGVAVTAMLDLQLMYERMLSHVKLGEKGYALVKNSDGVVIMYHLREQIGVNAVTERQALYPDIQLDLASLEKMIDKQKQGKEGIDVYQSYWWNEENPKKITKIAAYCPVVIDNGFLIVSAVLDYKEITDQATGGMIKVILLTLLICVILFGVVVLLISSILEKNEIERRNTYLNQLNKTLLTLHDNEQMILHQQRLQNIGTMTSGIAHEFNNLLTPIMGYSTLMVEQMDTDNPYYDDVQEILKSSEKAKDIIQQILSLGKRTTETVFEYRNVATLLKKTEKMIVGILSPNVSFDLRILDDASGFFCNETQLSQIILNIVLNAEAAIGDGQGTIQVVYRKVRKAEYKGTFLQNQKEGQDEQFGMFGQITVTDDGSGMDEETCSKIFDPFFTTKSATGGTGLGLSIVQNIVAAHKGTITVTSKIGVGSCFSLTFPLAEALFSEPGQMKGKVSVVSSVQKPVRILLVDDNIAVLKVLQKNLGAEGFIVVTTLDPFEALSLLKKDRYTILVTDDYMQGMNGLDLALKAKLSNPQMPVLILTGLLRKEIVEAQQSKIIASYLIKPVSPFELVDSISKAIG, from the coding sequence GTGTCCTTAGATGATACGATCAAAAAAGAAGCCAGAACCTGGGTGCCTCTGCTGTTTGTTGCTTTTGGTATCATCCTGACAGTTTTCATTCTCTTGGTGAGTATTTTTCACCAGTATTCGACAATTATCACCGAAAACAGCAAAACCAAACAAATGACCATTGCAAAGAATATTGCAGAAGCAATGAGTGGGGAAATAAACCAGACCAAGCAGGGCCTGTATTTTTTTGTTGAATCGGAAGATTTGAAACATGCACTGCATTCTTTTACCGAAGATAGCATCAAATGGCCGCTTGATCAGCTGGTCCTTTCCTATAGTGTCTATAATTCTCAGATTATTGGCAATATGCTAATTTCCAATGATTCACTCGAAAACCCTTTTTGGAGCCTGAAACAGAAAGATTATACGTTTTTGAGCACCGTAAGCAAGGATGATCTTGCCGAGATAGGGTTGTGGTTGAGCGGACCGGACAATCATGACTGCTTTTTGTCTATTACCGTGCATAATGAGCAAGGCGTTGCGGTTACTGCTATGCTTGACCTGCAGCTCATGTACGAGCGGATGCTTTCCCATGTCAAACTTGGGGAAAAGGGTTACGCCTTGGTGAAGAATAGTGATGGAGTCGTTATTATGTATCACCTTCGGGAACAAATCGGGGTTAATGCAGTTACCGAACGCCAGGCTTTATATCCTGATATACAACTGGATTTGGCCAGTCTCGAGAAAATGATTGACAAACAGAAACAAGGCAAAGAGGGTATTGATGTCTACCAATCCTATTGGTGGAATGAGGAAAATCCGAAAAAGATAACAAAGATAGCCGCCTATTGCCCAGTTGTCATAGACAATGGATTCTTGATCGTAAGCGCGGTCCTTGATTATAAGGAAATTACCGACCAGGCAACCGGGGGCATGATTAAGGTAATTCTCCTTACCTTGTTGATTTGTGTGATTCTGTTCGGGGTTGTTGTTTTGTTGATATCTTCGATTCTGGAGAAGAATGAGATTGAGAGGCGTAATACCTATTTGAACCAGTTGAACAAGACTTTGCTTACCCTTCATGATAATGAACAGATGATTCTCCATCAGCAAAGACTGCAAAATATCGGCACCATGACCAGTGGCATCGCCCATGAGTTCAACAACCTACTTACCCCTATTATGGGCTACTCAACTTTGATGGTTGAGCAGATGGACACAGACAATCCCTATTATGATGATGTTCAGGAGATTCTCAAATCCTCGGAGAAAGCCAAGGATATCATCCAACAAATTCTTTCACTCGGTAAGCGAACGACTGAAACTGTCTTTGAATACAGGAATGTTGCCACCCTTCTCAAAAAGACAGAGAAAATGATAGTGGGGATACTCTCTCCCAATGTCAGCTTCGATTTACGTATTCTTGACGATGCAAGCGGCTTCTTTTGTAATGAGACCCAGCTAAGTCAGATTATCCTGAACATTGTATTGAATGCAGAGGCGGCAATCGGGGATGGGCAGGGAACCATACAGGTTGTGTACAGAAAAGTCCGTAAAGCTGAATATAAAGGAACGTTTCTTCAAAATCAGAAGGAAGGGCAGGATGAGCAATTTGGAATGTTTGGCCAAATTACCGTCACCGATGATGGAAGTGGAATGGATGAGGAAACCTGCAGTAAGATTTTCGATCCCTTTTTTACGACAAAAAGTGCTACAGGTGGGACAGGCTTGGGGTTATCAATCGTCCAGAACATTGTAGCTGCCCACAAGGGAACAATTACCGTTACCTCAAAAATTGGTGTCGGGTCGTGTTTTTCGCTTACATTCCCCTTGGCTGAGGCTCTTTTCTCTGAACCCGGGCAGATGAAAGGGAAGGTGTCGGTTGTCTCCTCGGTGCAAAAACCAGTCAGGATTTTGTTGGTTGACGACAATATTGCAGTGCTGAAAGTCCTGCAAAAGAATTTGGGTGCCGAAGGTTTTATCGTAGTCACCACCCTTGATCCTTTCGAGGCGCTGTCACTTTTAAAAAAGGACCGGTATACCATCCTTGTAACGGATGACTACATGCAAGGGATGAATGGTCTGGATCTAGCCTTGAAAGCCAAGCTGAGCAACCCCCAGATGCCGGTCCTCATCCTCACTGGTTTGCTCCGGAAGGAAATTGTTGAAGCCCAGCAATCGAAGATTATAGCTTCTTATCTGATCAAGCCTGTCTCTCCCTTTGAATTGGTTGATTCCATCTCAAAGGCTATCGGTTAA
- a CDS encoding tripartite tricarboxylate transporter TctB family protein gives MNVSMIMSIVVTMIGFVYTLSTFLLPNAKIGLKYEPKIFPAILGISLLVMGTLLIIQEIRENAKTTEKKPTVTFLGQEQKNILLTVANGFLYALLFERIGYVFSTILFLNIQLYVFRGRKPWKSSLVISVIFSVVAFVLFFVLMGVYLPKSPLGFV, from the coding sequence ATGAATGTTTCAATGATTATGTCAATTGTCGTAACGATGATTGGCTTTGTGTATACCCTATCTACCTTTTTGCTACCGAATGCAAAGATAGGCCTCAAATATGAACCGAAGATATTCCCCGCAATACTGGGAATCAGCCTGCTCGTCATGGGGACCTTGCTGATCATCCAGGAAATTAGGGAGAATGCGAAAACCACAGAAAAGAAACCAACTGTTACCTTTCTTGGACAAGAGCAGAAAAACATCCTGTTGACCGTGGCAAACGGTTTTCTCTATGCGTTGCTCTTCGAGCGGATTGGCTATGTATTTTCCACCATCCTTTTTTTGAACATCCAGTTGTATGTATTTAGGGGGAGAAAACCTTGGAAGAGTTCCCTGGTTATCTCTGTAATTTTCTCTGTTGTGGCTTTCGTCCTCTTTTTTGTATTGATGGGCGTATATCTGCCAAAGTCTCCCTTAGGGTTTGTATAA
- a CDS encoding response regulator transcription factor, which translates to MPDKVLIVDDDTSIRKLMSKVITCNDLTPVAVSNGEEAIKLLKNTTFQLILLDIMLPGIDGFQVLKQIRYIGITTPVIIISGKTEDYETLYGLDLGADNYIYKPFNPVVLGAKIKALIRRDKQGQNTQGENTTLGPFTLDNKSMRFYKGDEEIFLSAKELILMKLFLEHPNQVFSKEALYEQIWGDSVVDDNAIMVYINRLRNKIEENPKTPKYIQTIWGKGYTLSIFN; encoded by the coding sequence ATGCCTGATAAGGTACTTATTGTCGACGATGATACGTCAATCCGCAAGTTGATGTCAAAGGTAATTACCTGCAATGACCTCACCCCTGTTGCCGTAAGCAATGGGGAAGAGGCTATCAAGTTATTGAAAAATACCACTTTCCAATTAATCCTACTCGACATCATGCTCCCAGGCATTGATGGTTTCCAGGTTTTGAAACAGATCAGATATATAGGAATCACAACACCGGTAATCATTATCAGTGGGAAAACCGAGGACTATGAAACCCTCTATGGGCTCGATTTGGGTGCAGACAATTACATTTACAAGCCATTCAATCCGGTTGTCCTTGGAGCAAAGATCAAAGCCCTGATCAGAAGGGATAAGCAGGGACAGAACACCCAAGGGGAAAACACCACGTTGGGACCATTCACCCTCGACAATAAATCCATGCGTTTTTATAAAGGGGATGAGGAAATTTTCCTATCGGCAAAAGAACTTATCCTCATGAAACTTTTTTTGGAACATCCGAACCAGGTTTTTTCCAAGGAGGCACTCTATGAACAAATCTGGGGAGATTCCGTAGTAGACGACAATGCCATCATGGTCTACATCAACAGGCTGAGAAACAAGATCGAGGAAAACCCCAAGACCCCAAAATACATCCAAACCATCTGGGGAAAAGGCTATACCCTTTCCATTTTCAACTGA
- a CDS encoding tripartite tricarboxylate transporter substrate binding protein, with amino-acid sequence MKKGSIILLCLLMAVPFALFANGTSESATSDKQVVYPKGNFDFVAPAGAGGGWDLTIRTVAKVLGDTKLVSVPMPVRNAPGAGGAVHLGTLQTKKGDDKTITVYSPPIIFFNLNGTSKYGFRNATPLARLIADYAAFVVKADSPYKSIMDVMDALKKDPKSVKIGGTSAAGSMDHIQFLIMARAAGVKNLNMIDYIAFDSDGATQVLGGHIDLFSTSLADVMGLVNSGDLRVLAQTADKRIGTGKAAEIPTCIEEGINETFQNWRGLFGSPDMPEYAVTYWRDTLSKLAKTPEWAAALTKYGWDNVYLDSPDFVKFLEKTESDYQVILKEIGMI; translated from the coding sequence TTGAAAAAAGGATCTATTATTCTGCTTTGCCTACTAATGGCAGTGCCCTTTGCCCTGTTCGCAAACGGTACCAGTGAATCGGCAACATCCGATAAACAAGTTGTCTACCCAAAGGGTAATTTTGATTTTGTAGCCCCGGCAGGAGCTGGTGGCGGCTGGGATTTGACCATCAGGACCGTTGCCAAGGTTCTTGGTGATACAAAATTGGTCTCAGTACCGATGCCTGTACGCAATGCTCCCGGTGCCGGTGGTGCAGTCCATCTTGGAACCTTGCAGACCAAGAAAGGCGATGACAAGACTATCACGGTATATTCCCCTCCAATCATTTTCTTCAATCTGAATGGAACCTCAAAGTATGGTTTTCGCAATGCCACTCCCTTGGCTCGCCTGATTGCAGACTATGCTGCCTTCGTCGTTAAGGCTGACTCCCCCTATAAGTCCATCATGGATGTCATGGATGCCTTGAAGAAAGACCCCAAGTCGGTAAAGATCGGCGGTACTTCAGCAGCCGGTTCCATGGACCATATCCAGTTCTTGATTATGGCACGCGCAGCAGGAGTGAAGAACCTCAACATGATCGACTACATCGCGTTTGATAGCGATGGGGCAACCCAGGTTCTTGGCGGACATATAGATTTGTTCTCCACAAGCCTCGCTGACGTCATGGGATTGGTAAACAGTGGGGACCTTCGTGTCCTTGCCCAGACAGCAGACAAGAGAATCGGCACTGGAAAGGCAGCCGAGATTCCAACCTGTATCGAAGAAGGAATCAATGAGACCTTCCAGAACTGGAGAGGTTTGTTCGGAAGCCCTGATATGCCCGAGTATGCCGTGACCTATTGGAGAGATACTCTTTCCAAATTGGCAAAGACTCCTGAATGGGCAGCCGCACTTACCAAATACGGTTGGGACAATGTGTACCTCGACAGCCCTGATTTCGTGAAGTTCCTGGAAAAGACTGAGAGTGACTATCAAGTAATCCTGAAAGAAATTGGAATGATCTAA
- the citD gene encoding citrate lyase acyl carrier protein, which yields MKVVSTGLAGTMESSDIMVTVCKGSNEGITIHLTSSVSKQFGKQIKNVIRECVMKLGVTDADITAVDQGALDCVIKARVETALYRSCESTDYRWEV from the coding sequence ATGAAAGTAGTTAGCACTGGCTTAGCCGGAACTATGGAATCGAGCGATATCATGGTTACCGTGTGCAAGGGGTCGAATGAGGGGATTACCATTCATTTGACGAGCTCGGTTTCTAAACAGTTTGGCAAGCAGATAAAAAATGTGATTCGTGAATGTGTTATGAAACTCGGAGTCACTGATGCCGATATAACAGCCGTTGACCAAGGGGCCCTTGACTGCGTCATCAAAGCCAGGGTCGAAACAGCTCTGTATCGTTCCTGTGAAAGTACTGATTACCGGTGGGAGGTCTGA
- the citC gene encoding [citrate (pro-3S)-lyase] ligase has product MTIQTAQPMKGTLLGEVKTFLSANSLSYEGDPSFTCLLRDDSDRIIGTGSLEGNVLKYIAIEKNHQGEGLLSQLMTSLVTQAFFEGYTHLFIFTKPKNKALFSPFGFFPIEETEQVLLMENRKDGILQYINSLERETEELVRGRGLSKIGDIGVIVVNCNPFTKGHRYLIAYAAQKCALLHVFVVSSDKSVFPSSVRFDLVKKGTEDLSNVLVHEASDYLVSSATFPSYFLKETNKAGFVNCQLDIGIFLHYIVPALGITRRFVGTEPLCRTTEAYNRQMELMLGAKGVGFEEVARKQESEVPISASLVRRLMAQKRFEDIKPLVPETTYDFIMSQQGQAIADQLKMERV; this is encoded by the coding sequence ATGACAATTCAGACGGCACAGCCAATGAAAGGAACCCTATTGGGGGAAGTAAAGACATTTCTGTCCGCAAATTCCCTCTCGTATGAAGGGGATCCCTCGTTTACCTGTCTTCTCAGAGATGACAGTGACAGGATAATCGGTACCGGTTCGCTTGAAGGAAATGTGCTCAAATATATTGCCATTGAGAAGAATCACCAGGGGGAGGGCTTGCTTTCCCAACTTATGACCTCACTGGTAACCCAGGCTTTTTTTGAGGGATATACGCATCTTTTTATTTTTACAAAACCCAAAAACAAGGCGTTGTTCAGCCCCTTTGGCTTTTTCCCGATTGAGGAAACCGAGCAGGTGCTCTTGATGGAAAACAGGAAGGATGGAATCCTCCAATATATCAACTCCCTCGAGAGGGAAACCGAAGAGCTGGTCAGGGGTAGAGGTCTCTCCAAAATCGGTGATATAGGGGTAATCGTAGTAAATTGTAATCCCTTTACCAAAGGCCATCGTTATTTGATTGCGTATGCGGCGCAAAAGTGTGCGTTGCTCCATGTCTTTGTGGTATCCAGCGACAAAAGCGTCTTTCCTTCTTCCGTTCGCTTTGACCTGGTCAAAAAAGGGACAGAGGATCTTTCGAATGTACTTGTGCATGAAGCGAGTGATTACCTGGTATCCTCAGCAACTTTTCCTTCCTATTTTCTCAAAGAGACAAACAAGGCAGGTTTCGTAAATTGCCAGTTGGATATTGGTATCTTTCTGCATTATATCGTTCCAGCCCTGGGGATTACACGCCGTTTTGTCGGTACGGAACCGCTGTGCAGGACAACGGAAGCCTACAATCGCCAGATGGAATTGATGCTCGGTGCAAAAGGGGTAGGATTCGAGGAAGTTGCCCGAAAACAAGAAAGCGAGGTCCCTATCAGTGCCTCGTTGGTTCGCCGTCTGATGGCACAAAAAAGATTTGAGGATATCAAACCCTTGGTTCCCGAGACAACCTATGATTTTATTATGTCCCAACAGGGCCAGGCTATCGCGGATCAGTTGAAAATGGAAAGGGTATAG